One Pseudopipra pipra isolate bDixPip1 chromosome 26, bDixPip1.hap1, whole genome shotgun sequence DNA window includes the following coding sequences:
- the LOC135403126 gene encoding olfactory receptor 5G9-like, with product MENHTKITEFILVGFKSHPGSQLFLSVLFSIIYAVTVVGNVCMILIIRMNSKLHTPMYFFLENLSTLDICYSSVITPRATLIFSLDRRNISYNGCASQMFFFSLFGTTEAFFLAVMAYDRFTAICNPLLYQVIMNKRLCVFMVMASYLSGCINCTIQTSFTFSLSFCGPKEINHFFCDVAAVMHASCSDTLVNELVMLAVCGSIIVGTALVVFISYAYIIITIVQMPSAESRRKAFSTCSSHMMTICLFFGTVFFMYAQPGATSSPDKSNTISIFYTIVIPMLNPFIYTLRNKEVKGSLKKQLKRKGFFKHLY from the coding sequence atggaaaaccacACCAAGATAACTGAGTTCATTTTGGTTGGGTTCAAATCTCATCCAGGATCACAACTCTTCCTCTCTGTTCTCTTTTCAATAATATATGCTGTCACTGTTGTAGGAAATGTCTGCATGATACTCATCATTAGAATGAACTCCAAACTGCACACTCCAATGTACTTTTTCCTAGAGAACTTGTCAACTTTGGACATCTGCTATTCCTCTGTCATCACTCCCAGAGCAACACTGATATTCTCACTGGACAGAAGAAACATTTCCTACAATGGCTGTGCTTCACAAAtgttcttcttctctctctttggtACAACAGAAGCCTTCTTTCTTGCTGTGATGGCTTATGATCGCTTCACTGCCATCTGCAATCCACTGCTGTACCAAGTGATTATGAATAAAAGACTCTGTGTTTTCATGGTGATGGCCTCTTATCTGTCAGGCTGCATCAATTGCACCATCCAGACAAGCTTTACATTCAGTTTGTCCTTTTGTGGGCCCAAAGAAATAAACCACTTCTTCTGTGATGTTGCTGCAGTGATGCATGCTTCCTGTTCAGACACACTCGTCAATGAACTAGTAATGCTGGCTGTGTGCGGATCCATTATTGTGGGTACCGCCTTGGTGGTTTTTATCTCCTATGCTTACATAATCATCACAATTGTCCAAATGCCTTCAGCTGAAAGCAGGCGCAAGGCCTTCTCCACCTGCTCTTCTCACATGATGACCATCTGCTTGTTCTTCGGGACAGTTTTCTTCATGTATGCTCAGCCTGGGGCCACATCTTCACCCGACAAAAGTAACACCATCTCGATCTTCTATACTATCGTTATTCCCATGCTAAACCCTTTCATCTACACCCTTCGAAACAAGGAGGTAAAAGGGTCTctgaaaaaacaattaaaaaggaaaggtttttttaagcacCTTTACTAA
- the LOC135403127 gene encoding LOW QUALITY PROTEIN: olfactory receptor 6Y1-like (The sequence of the model RefSeq protein was modified relative to this genomic sequence to represent the inferred CDS: inserted 2 bases in 1 codon), whose product MGGRNESKVMYFILLGFPTTAELQLLLFSALLLAYLSTVLENFLIILIIRNNHSLQKPMYFFLGNLSFLEIWYVSVIEPKMLIDILSHDKYISFQGCITQLYFFVTFVCTEYILLAVMAYDCFLAICKPLRYSLIMNHQFCVQLIAGCWMCGLTTSSIKLSXQLSFCDVGEINHYFCDISPLLNISCSDSSLAELVDFILALMVIMVPLCTVVTSYTCIMFTVLKIPSSQGRQKAFSTCSSHLTVVLLFYSTTLFTYAHPKLMYTYSANKLVSVLYTVVVPLLNPLTYCFRNKEVWFALGKTFTCTRHI is encoded by the exons ATGGGTGGGAGGAATGAATCCAAAGTCATGTATTTCATTCTCCTCGGTTTTCCCACCACTGCTgaactgcagctgcttctcttcTCTGCTTTACTTCTGGCTTATTTATCAACTGTGTTGGAAAACTTCCTTATCATTCTCATAATCCGAAATAATCACAGTCTGCAAAAACCCATGTATTTCTTCCTAGGGAATCTGTCTTTCTTAGAGATCTGGTATGTTTCTGTCATTGAGCCAAAGATGCTTATAGACATCCTCTCTCATGACAAATATATCTCATTCCAGGGGTGCATAACACAGTTGTATTTCTTTGTGACTTTCGTTTGTACTGAGTATATTCTGTTAGCTGTTATGGCCTATGACTGTTTCTTGGCCATATGCAAACCTCTCAGATATTCACTCATCATGAATCATCAGTTTTGTGTTCAGTTGATAGCTGGGTGTTGGATGTGTGGTTTGACCACTTCTTCTATCAAGCTGAG CCAGCTCTCGTTCTGTGATGTAGGTGAAATCAATCATTATTTCTGTGATATTTCACCCTTACTGAATATCTCCTGCAGTGATTCCTCTTTGGCTGAGCTAGTGGACTTCATCTTGGCTCTGATGGTCATCATGGTACCTCTTTGCACTGTGGTGACCTCCTATACTTGCATCATGTTCACTGTGTTGAAGATCCCTTCTTCTCAGGGGAGGCAAAAGgccttttccacctgcagcTCCCATTTGACTGTAGTGTTATTGTTCTACTCCACCACTCTTTTCACTTATGCCCATCCTAAGCTCATGTATACCTACAGTGCTAACAAGTTGGTATCAGTCCTGTACACAGTAGTTGTGCCACTCCTGAATCCTCTTACATATTGTTTTAGAAACAAGGAAGTCTGGTTTGCTCTGGGAAAGACCTTTACTTGCACAAGACACATCTGA